The Populus alba chromosome 6, ASM523922v2, whole genome shotgun sequence genomic interval CAACTTGGTCTTCAGCGGTAGCTTTATGAATTCCTGCCTCTTCTTTCTCCGCGTACACCACTGATGATGCAATTGCAGGAACTGGAGAGCAAGTAGGCTTTGGCAATTCTTTGAATTCCTCCTGAGTACCAGAATCAACTCTGCTGACATCATCTTGAGAAAGACAAAGAGAATCACCAACAGCTTCTTTGTGCATCTCAAGATGAAAATCTACAGCTCCAATTTGTTTGGTCAGACCATCAACTTGGTCTTCAACAGAAGCTTTCTCAATTCCTGCCTCTGCCTTCTCTGCTTCCACGATTGTTGATGCCATAGCAGGATTGGGGGAGCAAGTAGGCTTTGACAACTGTTTGAATTCCTCCTGAATACCAGAAGCAACTCTACCGACATCATCTTGAGAAAGGGAAAGAGAATCACCTATGGCTTCTTTGTGCAACTCATTATAAAAATCTACAGCTCCAATTTGTTTGGTCAAACCATCAACTTGATCTTCAGTAGAagcttttttcttctcattagTGCCGTGAAGAGAAGGCAAACTATTCTTGATATAATTCTGGCTACATACCACATCTTCACCTACTTTCTCTAATGAGGTCATACTTTCAGCCTTGGGAATAGAACTCAAGCTGGTAGTCTTATCATGCAATCCATTGCCGAGAGTAATCTCAGTATCTTTTCCAGGAGCATCACTCTTGCTCTCTGTCTCGTTTTGATCCATCAAAAAACAGGCATTCCCATTCCCTTCAGTAAAACCACTATCTGTATCCTTCAGAGACGTGCCACATTCTTCTGATCCAGTTTTCTCTGCCttcaaattactttttctttcaCCTTGAAATGACTTTCTGCTCTGAGCTTTTAGAGATTTGCTACCACTGTGTTTCTCGTTTTTCAAAGCACTGGAGGCCCTTGGTGCTGCATTTGAGGATTCCTGCAGAGGTGAGGGAGATCTAGATTTCATGCCCAAGGCAGCTGCCTGATCACTAATTTTGGTACCCCGAAGCGTTGTTCTAGCAGGCTGAAGCTTTCCAAGCTTTGCATTTTTTGACCCTCCACTTGGACTAACACTTCCTGCCCTAAATCCAGGCAAGCCACTGGGCAGAGCAGTATGAGATTGCTTGCTTCTATTTGGAGTTCGTGCAGCTGGTCTCGCCTGCATAATTGACAAATCACATGTGGGTATAACAATTCCCTGAAAAAATGCAAATTGGAAGAACAATGATCAAGAACAAGGGAGGCGTTTTACTAgcttaaatttcaagaaaacaacaTTTTGTAATGATGGTTATCCTAGGCATTATAAGTGATGACCTTTTTGTCTCCTTTCCCTTGGAAAAATCACAAACCAATTAGTCTAAAATGCTCATGAAAGGAAACTCAGAACTGACCCCATCAAAGAAACCAATTTTGGGTGATGGCAAACGAAGGCCTGAGGGTTTCACCGAATCTGGATGGAGAACTGAGCTACTTCCTGTAGGAACTTTCTTTACACTCTCACCCAGCAATCCCACTTGGGTACCAGGCCCAACAGAGTTTTCATCATTTAAATGGTATTGAGAATCCAAAACTTGGGAGGCATCACTATCCCCAGAAGCATCTTTGCAAGAGCTAATGTCAAAGCTAGATCTTGAACTGTTAGACattttattaagggtagaaatCGGTGATAATGATGCTGAAGACCATTCACTGATAGAGCTAGCAGGTGATATGCTGGAAGAGAGCTTGGCCACAGATTTCAAATAAGGTGAGAGATGAGAACATGCTGACtggtttttatttcttgatgggAATTTCAATGTGGTTTTGACATTTGAACCAGAGGAAGAATGATTGCCAGTTCTGGAGTCACTTTCTCTTCTCACAGAACTTAATGAATATTTACTGCTACAGTCTGATGACAAGCTTCCAGAACTATCGATAGAGGAAGAAGCTGTTAGCGCAGTCTTCATTGCTGATGAAGATCGCAATGAAGATTTAACAGGCAATGTCGGCCTAGGCACAGCATTTCTGGGACCACTCAAAGCAGGTACTTTTGCCCCTCTACCTGCACAATAACGTTTACATCAGCAGTCCAGATTTTCCGCATCAAAAGGAACCATAAGAAATCAGGGATGAATTTACCAgctattttttttgcattttctggATTATCCTTAGCCCTTTCCACTTTGACACGGTTGGCACCCAAGGAAGCTCTCTTAGAGGCTGGTGCTAAAATGGGACCAACTCTGCCAACTATCTTGGGCGGCCTATGAAGAGATTTTGACTCTCCATTTATAGGAACAGACTGTATTGACAGAATAATGTTGGTTAAACCATAACCGAAATCAGGTCCATTTCGtgatatttaaatgttttttcccCTCCTTACGTATACAAATTGCCAAGTAACACAGACAACACTAGATTAATGATCGGCGCTAGGTTGCAGATCAGTTTttaatgtaaagaaaaatatcCAAGCGTTcttgttttctaattaaaaaaaaataatcacaaatacaaaatataatatatattgaatgatatttttttcaaaatattaatacaatgacattttaaatgatattttttaaaaatattacaacaTTGTTATATTATATCAACCTGGATTAACTTATAAAATCTACAACCTAagttataaaatcataataaccctataaaaacaaatcaaaataaattataaaaaacaatttctaatcaacctaatattgaaagatgaaattaaaaaaaaaaatattagaataaaaaacaaacaaaaaaactataggttaatttgtcaaactaGCAACCCGGGTCATGAAATCaagataacaatataaaaaataaattacaaaacttaattctcaacacctatgttgaaaaaaatgaaattgagaaaaaaaaaaagacaaaaaaaataacctaaatcaACCCGGGCTAACTTGTTAAATCTACGACTTAGGTTATAAGGCCgagataatcctataaaaaataaataaaaaaaattagaaagctaTATTTCCAACAGATTCAATGTTGAAGATTGAAatcgagaagaaaaaaaaatattatattcatgagatcatgataactccacaaaaaataaattgaaaaaaataatgaagtcaAATTGTCAAATAacctaatatttaaaaaaatgaattaaaaatagacaaaaaaaataaatcgagtCAACTTGTCAAACCCACAACAAATgtcatgagatcaggataaccctataaaaaaaatcgtaaaaattataaaaagaggcCTAAAGAAAAGTATTCTAAGTAAACCCATGTTAACCTATTAAATCCGAATCAtgatattatgatatatttataaaaagcaaattaaaaaaattccaaagtCTTACAttcacaaatttaatattaaaggttgaaatcgaaaaaaaaaatattaaatttatgaaactaatatataactcaatagaaaaaaaataacaaaacataattcctaaaatagaaattgaaaaaaatatattgagaagTTGAAGGGTGaaagtagaaaaaaagaaaaagaaaccacaAAATAATACACTCAGGAATAGTATTATATGAATATAGATACTGCAAATTAGCCacacattttagttttttttaaaaaaaaaaatttaatgttaatgttaataattgttaatt includes:
- the LOC118048551 gene encoding uncharacterized protein isoform X2; this encodes MNESEQNFIFEEKTLSLIDVSFEDDCLYNSPSHDFHVRFSDTKIGAENNLGFAEANNTQSVLDSFDGGELGPDPIKSMEPERVKKNTKYNLRKSLAWNSAFFTSAGVLEPEELSSMIGCEKHMLPGIEEDIHTSSDSISTLASDNLTLVNLEEADLFGDIRASIQRSTKGPGVENSRSKVGSPKTESKTIRSSEKVDAASRNRVPASEKVDIASRNKLKARAAPNKPNAIMPGTEKTAKQSVPINGESKSLHRPPKIVGRVGPILAPASKRASLGANRVKVERAKDNPENAKKIAGRGAKVPALSGPRNAVPRPTLPVKSSLRSSSAMKTALTASSSIDSSGSLSSDCSSKYSLSSVRRESDSRTGNHSSSGSNVKTTLKFPSRNKNQSACSHLSPYLKSVAKLSSSISPASSISEWSSASLSPISTLNKMSNSSRSSFDISSCKDASGDSDASQVLDSQYHLNDENSVGPGTQVGLLGESVKKVPTGSSSVLHPDSVKPSGLRLPSPKIGFFDGARPAARTPNRSKQSHTALPSGLPGFRAGSVSPSGGSKNAKLGKLQPARTTLRGTKISDQAAALGMKSRSPSPLQESSNAAPRASSALKNEKHSGSKSLKAQSRKSFQGERKSNLKAEKTGSEECGTSLKDTDSGFTEGNGNACFLMDQNETESKSDAPGKDTEITLGNGLHDKTTSLSSIPKAESMTSLEKVGEDVVCSQNYIKNSLPSLHGTNEKKKASTEDQVDGLTKQIGAVDFYNELHKEAIGDSLSLSQDDVGRVASGIQEEFKQLSKPTCSPNPAMASTIVEAEKAEAGIEKASVEDQVDGLTKQIGAVDFHLEMHKEAVGDSLCLSQDDVSRVDSGTQEEFKELPKPTCSPVPAIASSVVYAEKEEAGIHKATAEDQVDGSTKLGDFLSLSQDDVGRVASGIQEELKELSKPTCSPTPVIASTMVEAEKAEAGIEKASVEDPIDGLIKQIVALDIHPKVPKEVVGDSLSLSKDYVSRVNSCIQEEFKELLKPACSPTPAMASTTVEVQMAEAATLLNPATTHGKSEDGETS
- the LOC118048551 gene encoding uncharacterized protein isoform X1, whose translation is MNESEQNFIFEEKTLSLIDVSFEDDCLYNSPSHDFHVRFSDTKIGAENNLGFAEANNTQSVLDSFDGGELGPDPIKSMEPERVKKNTKYNLRKSLAWNSAFFTSAGVLEPEELSSMIGCEKHMLPGIEEDIHTSSDSISTLASDNLTLVNLEEADLFGDIRASIQRSTKGPGVENSRSKVGSPKTESKTIRSSEKVDAASRNRVPASEKVDIASRNKLKARAAPNKPNAIMPGTEKTAKQSVPINGESKSLHRPPKIVGRVGPILAPASKRASLGANRVKVERAKDNPENAKKIAGRGAKVPALSGPRNAVPRPTLPVKSSLRSSSAMKTALTASSSIDSSGSLSSDCSSKYSLSSVRRESDSRTGNHSSSGSNVKTTLKFPSRNKNQSACSHLSPYLKSVAKLSSSISPASSISEWSSASLSPISTLNKMSNSSRSSFDISSCKDASGDSDASQVLDSQYHLNDENSVGPGTQVGLLGESVKKVPTGSSSVLHPDSVKPSGLRLPSPKIGFFDGGIVIPTCDLSIMQARPAARTPNRSKQSHTALPSGLPGFRAGSVSPSGGSKNAKLGKLQPARTTLRGTKISDQAAALGMKSRSPSPLQESSNAAPRASSALKNEKHSGSKSLKAQSRKSFQGERKSNLKAEKTGSEECGTSLKDTDSGFTEGNGNACFLMDQNETESKSDAPGKDTEITLGNGLHDKTTSLSSIPKAESMTSLEKVGEDVVCSQNYIKNSLPSLHGTNEKKKASTEDQVDGLTKQIGAVDFYNELHKEAIGDSLSLSQDDVGRVASGIQEEFKQLSKPTCSPNPAMASTIVEAEKAEAGIEKASVEDQVDGLTKQIGAVDFHLEMHKEAVGDSLCLSQDDVSRVDSGTQEEFKELPKPTCSPVPAIASSVVYAEKEEAGIHKATAEDQVDGSTKLGDFLSLSQDDVGRVASGIQEELKELSKPTCSPTPVIASTMVEAEKAEAGIEKASVEDPIDGLIKQIVALDIHPKVPKEVVGDSLSLSKDYVSRVNSCIQEEFKELLKPACSPTPAMASTTVEVQMAEAATLLNPATTHGKSEDGETS
- the LOC118048551 gene encoding uncharacterized protein isoform X4; the protein is MEPERVKKNTKYNLRKSLAWNSAFFTSAGVLEPEELSSMIGCEKHMLPGIEEDIHTSSDSISTLASDNLTLVNLEEADLFGDIRASIQRSTKGPGVENSRSKVGSPKTESKTIRSSEKVDAASRNRVPASEKVDIASRNKLKARAAPNKPNAIMPGTEKTAKQSVPINGESKSLHRPPKIVGRVGPILAPASKRASLGANRVKVERAKDNPENAKKIAGRGAKVPALSGPRNAVPRPTLPVKSSLRSSSAMKTALTASSSIDSSGSLSSDCSSKYSLSSVRRESDSRTGNHSSSGSNVKTTLKFPSRNKNQSACSHLSPYLKSVAKLSSSISPASSISEWSSASLSPISTLNKMSNSSRSSFDISSCKDASGDSDASQVLDSQYHLNDENSVGPGTQVGLLGESVKKVPTGSSSVLHPDSVKPSGLRLPSPKIGFFDGGIVIPTCDLSIMQARPAARTPNRSKQSHTALPSGLPGFRAGSVSPSGGSKNAKLGKLQPARTTLRGTKISDQAAALGMKSRSPSPLQESSNAAPRASSALKNEKHSGSKSLKAQSRKSFQGERKSNLKAEKTGSEECGTSLKDTDSGFTEGNGNACFLMDQNETESKSDAPGKDTEITLGNGLHDKTTSLSSIPKAESMTSLEKVGEDVVCSQNYIKNSLPSLHGTNEKKKASTEDQVDGLTKQIGAVDFYNELHKEAIGDSLSLSQDDVGRVASGIQEEFKQLSKPTCSPNPAMASTIVEAEKAEAGIEKASVEDQVDGLTKQIGAVDFHLEMHKEAVGDSLCLSQDDVSRVDSGTQEEFKELPKPTCSPVPAIASSVVYAEKEEAGIHKATAEDQVDGSTKLGDFLSLSQDDVGRVASGIQEELKELSKPTCSPTPVIASTMVEAEKAEAGIEKASVEDPIDGLIKQIVALDIHPKVPKEVVGDSLSLSKDYVSRVNSCIQEEFKELLKPACSPTPAMASTTVEVQMAEAATLLNPATTHGKSEDGETS
- the LOC118048551 gene encoding uncharacterized protein isoform X3, with translation MNESEQNFIFEEKTLSLIDVSFEDDCLYNSPSHDFHVRFSDTKIGAENNLGFAEANNTQSVLDSFDGGELGPDPIKSMEPERVKKNTKYNLRKSLAWNSAFFTSAGVLEPEELSSMIGCEKHMLPGIEEDIHTSSDSISTLASDNLTLVNLEEADLFGDIRASIQRSTKGPGVENSRSKVGSPKTESKTIRSSEKVDAASRNRVPASEKVDIASRNKLKARAAPNKPNAIMPGTEKTAKQSVPINGESKSLHRPPKIVGRVGPILAPASKRASLGANRVKVERAKDNPENAKKIAGRGAKVPALSGPRNAVPRPTLPVKSSLRSSSAMKTALTASSSIDSSGSLSSDCSSKYSLSSVRRESDSRTGNHSSSGSNVKTTLKFPSRNKNQSACSHLSPYLKSVAKLSSSISPASSISEWSSASLSPISTLNKMSNSSRSSFDISSCKDASGDSDASQVLDSQYHLNDENSVGPGTQVGLLGESVKKVPTGSSSVLHPDSVKPSGLRLPSPKIGFFDGGIVIPTCDLSIMQARPAARTPNRSKQSHTALPSGLPGFRAGSVSPSGGSKNAKLGKLQPARTTLRGTKISDQAAALGMKSRSPSPLQESSNAAPRASSALKNEKHSGSKSLKAQSRKSFQGERKSNLKAEKTGSEECGTSLKDTDSGFTEGNGNACFLMDQNETESKSDAPGKDTEITLGNGLHDKTTSLSSIPKAESMTSLEKVGEDVVCSQNYIKNSLPSLHGTNEKKKASTEDQVDGLTKQIGAVDFYNELHKEAIGDSLSLSQDDVGRVASGIQEEFKQLSKPTCSPNPAMASTIVEAEKAEAGIEKASVEDQVDGLTKQIGAVDFHLEMHKEAVGDSLCLSQDDVSRVDSGTQEEFKELPKPTCSPVPAIASSVVYAEKEEAGIHKATAEDQVDGSTKLGDFLSLSQDDVGRVASGIQEELKELSKPTCSPTPVIASTMVEAEKAEAGIEKASVEDPIDGLIKQIVALDIHPKEEFKELLKPACSPTPAMASTTVEVQMAEAATLLNPATTHGKSEDGETS